One Cryptomeria japonica chromosome 9, Sugi_1.0, whole genome shotgun sequence genomic window carries:
- the LOC131061870 gene encoding uncharacterized protein LOC131061870: MAEQAGADEIVNDNNGEAFDMRRALTDLNNNVCVLKSVLIGEITTYEADPQNQADNFAFHLNMFNNVADSLKQEVDALDLELGSYFIWLQKPCPEYIGYCNSLENIDLILDEAIDLIWQHWLPDLEERVERHREREIRQVVEDLRSIKISGDHLNENITCVICLSDFEGAEEACQLRCHERHIFHRECIEKWLKRQNQCPMCRAPVFWRKVVRDREIGTLRVALHLNN, from the coding sequence ATGGCAGAACAAGCAGGAGCAGATGAGATCGTTAATGACAATAATGGAGAGGCTTTTGATATGAGGCGTGCTTTAACCGACCTAAACAATAATGTGTGTGTATTGAAAAGTgttttgattggagagataacaaCCTACGAAGCGGACCCGCAAAATCAAGCTGATAATTTTGCATTCCATCTTAACATGTTTAACAATGTTGCCGATTCATTGAAGCAGGAGGTTGACGCTTTAGATCTCGAATTGGGCAGCTATTTTATATGGCTGCAAAAACCCTGCCCTGAATACATAGGATACTGTAATTCACTAGAAAACATTGATCTTATTTTGGACGAAGCAATTGATTTAATTTGGCAACATTGGTTACCTGATCTGGAAGAAAGAGTGGAGAGacatagggagagagagataagacAAGTGGTGGAAGATCTAAGGAGCATAAAAATTTCAGGAGATCATCTTAATGAAAATATTACGTGTGTTATTTGTTTATCTGATTTTGAAGGGGCAGAAGAGGCGTGCCAGTTGCGTTGCCATGAACGCCACATATTTCACAGGGAATGTATTGAAAAATGGTTGAAGAGGCAAAATCAGTGTCCCATGTGCAGGGCCCCAGTATTTTGGAGGAAAGTTGTTAGAGATAGAGAGATTGGTACACTTAGAGTTGCTCTTCACTTGAATAATTAG